One Pantoea trifolii DNA segment encodes these proteins:
- the hpt gene encoding hypoxanthine phosphoribosyltransferase, translating into MKHTVDVMISEQEIATRIAELGKQINEHYRDSGSEMVLVGLLRGSFMFMADLCRAIDVPHEVDFMTASSYGSGMSSSRDVKILKDLDEDIRGKDVLIVEDIIDSGNTLSKVREILRLREPKSLAICTLLDKPERREVDVTVEYVGFTIPDEFVVGFGIDYAQRYRHLPYIGKVIPTGE; encoded by the coding sequence ATGAAACATACCGTCGACGTGATGATCTCCGAGCAAGAGATCGCAACCCGAATTGCCGAACTGGGCAAGCAGATTAACGAGCACTACCGCGACAGCGGCAGCGAAATGGTGCTGGTGGGTTTGCTGCGCGGCTCCTTTATGTTTATGGCCGATCTGTGCCGCGCCATCGACGTGCCGCATGAAGTCGACTTTATGACTGCGTCAAGCTACGGCAGCGGTATGTCGAGCAGCCGCGATGTGAAAATCCTCAAAGATCTCGATGAAGATATTCGTGGCAAAGATGTGCTGATCGTGGAAGACATCATCGATTCCGGCAACACGCTGAGCAAAGTGCGTGAGATTCTGCGCCTGCGCGAGCCAAAGTCACTGGCGATTTGTACTTTGCTGGATAAGCCCGAGCGCCGCGAAGTGGATGTCACCGTCGAATACGTGGGCTTCACCATTCCCGATGAGTTCGTGGTGGGCTTTGGTATTGATTACGCTCAGCGCTATCGCCATCTGCCGTATATCGGCAAAGTTATCCCGACCGGTGAATAA
- the panD gene encoding aspartate 1-decarboxylase codes for MIRTVLQGKLHRVKVTQADLHYEGSCAIDQDFLDASGILQYEAIDIYNVTNGQRFSTYAIAAERGSKIISVNGAAARCACAGDIMIICSYVQVEDEVARSWQPKVAYFEGDNEMKRLAKALPVQVA; via the coding sequence ATGATTCGCACCGTACTTCAAGGCAAACTGCATCGCGTTAAAGTCACTCAGGCAGATTTGCATTACGAAGGTTCCTGCGCCATTGACCAGGATTTCCTCGACGCCTCTGGCATTCTGCAATACGAAGCCATCGACATCTACAACGTCACCAACGGTCAGCGTTTTTCCACCTACGCGATTGCCGCTGAACGTGGCTCGAAGATTATCTCAGTCAACGGTGCCGCCGCGCGTTGCGCCTGCGCCGGCGATATCATGATCATCTGCTCTTACGTGCAGGTAGAAGATGAAGTCGCGCGCAGCTGGCAGCCGAAAGTCGCCTACTTTGAAGGCGATAACGAAATGAAGCGCCTCGCCAAAGCGTTACCGGTTCAGGTCGCCTGA
- the dksA gene encoding RNA polymerase-binding protein DksA: MQEGQNRKTSSLSILAIAGVEPYQVKPGEEYMNDAQLGHFRKILEAWRNQLRDEVDRTVSHMQDEAANFPDPVDRAAQEEEFSLELRNRDRERKLIKKIEKTLKKVDDDDFGYCDSCGVEIGIRRLEARPTADLCIDCKTLAEIREKQMAG, from the coding sequence ATGCAAGAAGGGCAAAACCGTAAAACATCGTCCCTGAGTATCCTCGCCATCGCTGGAGTTGAGCCTTATCAGGTGAAACCGGGCGAAGAGTATATGAACGACGCCCAGCTAGGCCATTTCCGTAAAATTCTGGAAGCCTGGCGCAACCAACTTCGGGATGAAGTAGATCGCACTGTGTCACATATGCAGGACGAAGCTGCTAACTTCCCGGATCCGGTCGACCGTGCCGCGCAGGAAGAAGAGTTCAGCCTGGAATTGCGTAACCGCGATCGTGAGCGCAAACTCATTAAAAAGATTGAGAAAACGCTCAAGAAAGTGGATGACGACGATTTCGGTTACTGCGACTCCTGCGGTGTAGAAATTGGTATTCGCCGCCTTGAAGCGCGTCCGACTGCCGATCTCTGCATTGACTGCAAAACGCTGGCAGAAATCCGCGAGAAGCAGATGGCTGGCTAA
- the gluQRS gene encoding tRNA glutamyl-Q(34) synthetase GluQRS: protein MNSSLCIGRFAPSPSGDLHFGSLIAALGSYLSARAQQGRWLVRIEDIDPPREVPGAATRILQQLEHYGLHWDGEVLWQSQRHDAYRAALSWLQTHRQSYFCTCTRSRIQQLGGFYDGHCRDLQLPPDNAALRLRQHAPVNGFNDRLRGHLQAEPQLAQEDFIIHRRDGLFAYNLAVVVDDHFQGVTEIVRGADLIEPTVRQIALYQQFAWPVPDYLHLPLAVNRDGHKLSKQNHAPALPDGDARPLLVQALRFLGQPVSPGWQDESLESLLKQAVAQWNIRLIPLQNGLKEDETTSPFLNGSQQAMISR, encoded by the coding sequence ATGAATTCTTCACTCTGCATTGGGCGTTTCGCCCCCTCTCCTTCGGGTGACCTCCATTTTGGTTCGCTGATTGCTGCATTAGGCAGTTACCTGAGCGCGCGCGCGCAACAGGGACGCTGGCTGGTGCGCATTGAAGATATCGATCCCCCACGTGAAGTTCCCGGTGCCGCAACGCGTATTTTGCAGCAGCTGGAACATTATGGTCTGCATTGGGATGGCGAGGTTTTGTGGCAGTCACAGCGCCACGACGCCTATCGCGCCGCGCTGAGCTGGTTGCAAACGCATCGTCAAAGTTACTTCTGCACCTGCACGCGCAGCCGTATTCAGCAGCTGGGCGGCTTTTATGATGGTCACTGCCGCGATTTGCAGTTGCCGCCTGACAACGCCGCGCTGCGCCTGCGTCAACATGCGCCGGTTAACGGCTTTAACGATCGCCTGCGCGGCCATTTGCAGGCCGAACCGCAGCTGGCGCAGGAAGATTTTATTATCCATCGCCGTGATGGGCTGTTTGCCTACAACCTCGCGGTGGTGGTCGATGACCATTTTCAGGGCGTGACGGAGATCGTGCGCGGCGCGGATTTGATTGAGCCAACGGTACGCCAGATTGCCTTGTATCAGCAGTTTGCCTGGCCAGTGCCGGATTATCTGCATTTGCCGCTGGCGGTCAATCGCGATGGCCATAAGCTTTCCAAGCAGAATCATGCGCCGGCGCTGCCCGATGGTGATGCGCGGCCGCTATTGGTGCAAGCCTTGCGCTTTCTTGGCCAGCCGGTTTCACCAGGCTGGCAGGATGAATCGCTGGAAAGCCTGTTGAAACAGGCGGTGGCACAGTGGAATATCCGCCTGATTCCGTTGCAGAACGGTCTCAAAGAGGATGAAACGACATCACCATTCCTAAATGGTTCTCAACAGGCTATGATTAGCCGCTGA
- the panB gene encoding 3-methyl-2-oxobutanoate hydroxymethyltransferase, with protein MKPTTLSHLRQLKTSGRKFATLTAYDFSFARLFADEGIQVMLIGDSLGMTVQGHESTLPVTVNDIAYHTAAVRRGAPLALLMADLPFMSYATPEQTFTNAAQLMRAGANMVKLEGGEWLAETVRMLTERAVPVCGHLGLTPQSVNIFGGYKVQGRDEAAAERLLADALALEAAGMQLLVLECVPVALAERVTKALSVPVIGIGAGNVTDGQILVMHDAFGITGGHIPKFAKNFLAETGDIRAAIRQYIADVEAGRYPAAEHSFQ; from the coding sequence ATGAAACCAACAACCCTCTCCCATTTACGCCAACTCAAAACCAGCGGCCGCAAATTTGCCACGCTGACGGCGTACGACTTCAGTTTTGCCCGCCTGTTTGCCGATGAAGGCATTCAGGTGATGCTGATTGGTGATTCGCTCGGCATGACCGTGCAGGGCCACGAATCGACCTTGCCGGTCACCGTGAACGATATCGCCTATCACACCGCCGCCGTGCGCCGTGGCGCGCCGCTGGCGCTGCTGATGGCCGATCTGCCGTTTATGAGTTACGCCACGCCGGAACAGACGTTCACTAACGCCGCACAGCTGATGCGCGCGGGCGCCAATATGGTGAAGCTGGAAGGTGGCGAGTGGCTGGCGGAAACCGTGCGTATGCTCACCGAGCGCGCCGTGCCGGTGTGCGGCCACTTAGGCCTGACGCCGCAATCGGTGAACATCTTCGGTGGCTATAAAGTGCAGGGCCGCGATGAAGCTGCCGCTGAACGTCTGCTGGCCGATGCGCTAGCGCTGGAAGCCGCCGGTATGCAGCTGCTGGTGCTGGAGTGCGTGCCGGTGGCGCTGGCGGAGCGCGTCACCAAAGCGCTGTCGGTGCCGGTGATCGGCATCGGTGCGGGCAACGTCACTGACGGTCAGATTCTGGTGATGCACGACGCCTTTGGCATTACCGGCGGCCACATTCCCAAATTTGCCAAAAATTTCCTCGCTGAAACCGGCGACATTCGCGCGGCGATTCGCCAATATATCGCCGACGTTGAAGCGGGCCGCTACCCTGCCGCTGAACACAGTTTCCAGTAA
- a CDS encoding cystathionine gamma-synthase family protein, whose amino-acid sequence MTASSSKKTTIGTRALHPETQMLNYGYDPQLSEGAVKPPVFLTSTFVFNSAEEGQDFFDFVAGRKQPPEGKTGGLVYSRFNHPNSEIVEDRLAVYEGAESAALFSSGMSAIATTLLTFARPGEVILHSQPLYGGTETLLSKTLHDLEIKAVGFSDGTDEDKVHEAAKLAWQRGRVALILIETPANPTNSLVDIQLMQQVADVIAQQQGSRPILACDNTLLGPLFQRPLQHGADLSLYSLTKYVGGHSDLIAGAVLGSEALVGKVRSLRSAIGTQLDPHSSWMIGRSLETLSLRMEKATSNAEKVAAFLRDHPQVEKLYWLPYLAAESPAGKTWQRQCSGAGSTFSFDIRGGQAAAFRFLNALELFKLAVSLGGTESLASHPASTTHSGVPQDVRQRIGITDATVRLSIGIEHPDDLIEDMRLALEASVN is encoded by the coding sequence ATGACCGCTTCATCCAGTAAAAAAACCACGATTGGTACGCGCGCGTTGCACCCGGAAACGCAGATGCTGAATTACGGTTACGATCCGCAGTTATCGGAAGGCGCGGTGAAACCGCCGGTGTTTCTTACCTCCACCTTTGTGTTTAACAGCGCCGAAGAGGGACAGGACTTTTTCGATTTCGTCGCCGGACGCAAACAACCGCCAGAAGGCAAAACTGGCGGGCTGGTCTACTCGCGCTTCAACCATCCCAACAGCGAAATCGTGGAGGATCGGCTGGCGGTGTACGAAGGCGCGGAAAGCGCGGCGCTGTTCTCTTCCGGCATGTCGGCCATTGCCACCACGCTGCTGACATTTGCGCGTCCGGGTGAAGTGATTCTGCATTCCCAGCCGCTGTATGGCGGCACCGAAACGCTGTTGAGCAAAACGCTGCACGATTTAGAGATCAAAGCAGTGGGATTCAGCGATGGCACCGACGAAGATAAAGTGCATGAAGCGGCGAAACTGGCGTGGCAGCGCGGACGCGTGGCGCTGATTTTGATTGAGACGCCCGCCAATCCGACCAACAGTTTGGTGGATATTCAGTTGATGCAGCAGGTGGCGGATGTGATTGCGCAGCAGCAAGGTTCACGGCCGATTCTCGCCTGCGATAACACATTGCTCGGCCCACTGTTTCAACGTCCGTTGCAGCACGGCGCGGATTTGTCGCTCTATTCCCTGACCAAATATGTCGGCGGCCATTCGGATCTGATTGCCGGTGCGGTACTGGGGAGCGAAGCGCTGGTCGGCAAAGTGCGTTCGCTGCGCAGCGCCATCGGCACGCAGCTGGATCCGCACTCCAGCTGGATGATTGGTCGCTCGCTGGAAACGCTGTCGCTGCGCATGGAGAAAGCCACCAGCAATGCCGAGAAAGTGGCGGCGTTTTTGCGCGATCATCCGCAGGTGGAAAAACTGTATTGGCTGCCATATCTGGCGGCTGAAAGTCCGGCGGGCAAAACCTGGCAGCGCCAGTGCAGCGGCGCGGGCTCAACCTTCTCGTTTGATATTCGTGGCGGGCAAGCGGCGGCGTTCCGTTTCCTGAATGCGCTGGAACTGTTCAAGCTGGCGGTGAGCCTCGGCGGCACCGAATCGCTCGCCAGCCATCCTGCCAGCACCACCCATTCGGGCGTGCCGCAGGATGTGCGGCAACGCATTGGCATCACCGACGCGACCGTGCGCTTGTCGATTGGTATCGAACATCCTGACGACTTGATTGAGGATATGCGCCTGGCGCTGGAAGCCTCGGTTAACTGA
- the folK gene encoding 2-amino-4-hydroxy-6-hydroxymethyldihydropteridine diphosphokinase, whose amino-acid sequence MTRVYLALGSNLADPLHQVDAALAALDAIPHTSRIATSSLYRTPPYGPPDQPDYLNAVVALETALEADALLDHTQRIELEHGRVRKAERWGPRTLDLDIMLFGSETISTPRLTVPHYDMHNRAFMLVPLLEIAPQLSLPNGQALSAILATLDRSAIRLWSE is encoded by the coding sequence ATGACCCGCGTTTACCTCGCTTTAGGCAGTAATCTGGCCGATCCGCTGCATCAGGTTGATGCAGCGTTGGCCGCGCTAGACGCCATTCCGCACACTTCGCGCATCGCCACGTCATCGCTGTATCGCACACCGCCGTACGGTCCGCCGGATCAACCCGATTACCTTAATGCGGTGGTGGCGCTGGAAACTGCACTGGAGGCCGATGCGCTGCTCGATCATACCCAGCGCATTGAGCTGGAGCACGGTCGCGTGCGCAAAGCCGAACGCTGGGGACCGCGCACGCTGGATCTCGATATCATGCTGTTTGGCAGCGAAACCATTTCCACGCCGCGTCTGACCGTGCCGCATTACGACATGCACAATCGCGCCTTTATGCTGGTGCCGCTGCTGGAGATTGCCCCGCAATTGTCGCTGCCGAACGGGCAAGCTTTATCTGCCATTCTTGCCACTCTGGATCGCAGCGCTATCCGTTTGTGGTCTGAGTAA
- the cueO gene encoding multicopper oxidase CueO — MQRRHFLKLTAALSAAGALPLWSRSLMAATRPLLPIPSILQPDARGQYTLTAMTGSSQWNGKAVPTWGYNGGLLGPALRLQRKKAVTVNIHNQLPEATTLHWHGLEIPGDVDGGPQGIIAPGATRQVSFTPDQPAATCWFHPHLHGKTGYQVAQGLAGLVLLEDEASGKLRLPMQWGEDDVPLIFQDKQLNKAGTQIDYQLDIMRAAVGWFGDMMLTNGVQYPQHAVPRGWLRLRLLNGCNARSLHIATSDQRPLYVIGSDGGLLAEPVKVESLPLLPGERFEVLVDTSDGKAFDVVTLPVTQMGMTLAPFDQPLPLVNILPLRVLASGTLPDKLVDLPPIPATEGLQSRWLQLMMDPQLDQQGMQALMDRYGDKAMGEMKMDHGNMDMSHSAKPMDHGDMAMDHGSHGKTAAYDFHNGNKINGQAFNMTKPMFNVELGKLEKWTISGEGDHMLHPFHIHGTQFRILSENGKPPAPHRAGWKDMVSVNGWRSEVLVRFNYVANADNAYMAHCHLLEHEDTGMMLGFSVS, encoded by the coding sequence ATGCAACGTCGTCATTTTCTAAAGTTGACTGCCGCACTCAGCGCCGCCGGTGCGCTGCCGCTATGGAGCCGCTCACTAATGGCCGCCACGCGCCCATTATTGCCGATTCCCTCTATTTTGCAGCCTGATGCCCGCGGGCAATACACCTTGACCGCCATGACCGGTAGCAGCCAATGGAATGGCAAAGCGGTGCCTACCTGGGGATACAACGGTGGATTGCTCGGGCCTGCGCTGCGTCTGCAACGTAAAAAAGCGGTTACGGTGAATATCCATAATCAGCTGCCAGAAGCCACCACCTTGCACTGGCATGGGCTGGAAATTCCCGGCGACGTCGATGGCGGCCCGCAAGGGATTATTGCACCCGGTGCAACGCGTCAGGTGAGTTTCACCCCTGATCAACCCGCCGCGACCTGCTGGTTCCATCCGCATCTACACGGTAAAACCGGTTATCAGGTGGCGCAAGGTCTGGCCGGTTTGGTGCTGCTGGAGGATGAAGCGTCCGGCAAATTGCGTCTGCCAATGCAATGGGGCGAAGATGATGTGCCGCTGATTTTCCAGGATAAGCAGTTGAATAAAGCGGGAACGCAAATCGATTATCAGCTCGATATCATGCGTGCCGCCGTCGGCTGGTTCGGCGATATGATGCTGACCAACGGCGTGCAATATCCGCAGCATGCGGTGCCGCGCGGCTGGCTGCGTCTGCGGTTACTCAATGGCTGTAACGCGCGTTCGCTGCATATCGCCACCAGCGATCAACGTCCGCTGTATGTGATCGGCAGCGACGGCGGTTTGCTGGCCGAACCGGTGAAAGTGGAGAGCTTGCCGCTGCTGCCGGGCGAACGTTTTGAAGTGCTGGTGGATACGTCAGATGGCAAAGCCTTTGACGTGGTGACGTTGCCAGTCACGCAGATGGGCATGACGCTGGCACCGTTCGATCAACCGCTGCCGCTGGTCAACATTCTGCCGCTGCGCGTGCTGGCCAGCGGCACGTTACCGGACAAGCTGGTGGATCTGCCACCGATTCCTGCCACCGAAGGTCTGCAAAGCCGCTGGCTGCAGCTGATGATGGATCCGCAGCTTGATCAGCAAGGCATGCAGGCGTTGATGGATCGCTACGGCGATAAAGCCATGGGTGAGATGAAAATGGATCATGGCAATATGGATATGAGTCACAGCGCCAAGCCGATGGATCATGGCGACATGGCGATGGATCACGGCAGCCACGGTAAAACCGCCGCCTACGATTTCCACAACGGCAACAAGATCAACGGTCAGGCATTTAACATGACCAAGCCGATGTTCAATGTCGAATTGGGCAAGCTGGAGAAGTGGACGATTTCCGGTGAAGGCGATCACATGCTGCATCCGTTCCACATTCACGGCACGCAGTTCCGCATCCTGTCAGAAAACGGCAAGCCGCCCGCGCCGCATCGCGCCGGCTGGAAAGACATGGTTAGCGTTAACGGTTGGCGCAGCGAAGTGCTGGTGCGCTTCAACTATGTCGCTAACGCCGACAATGCCTACATGGCGCATTGTCATCTGCTGGAACATGAAGATACCGGCATGATGCTCGGTTTTAGCGTCAGTTAA
- the pcnB gene encoding polynucleotide adenylyltransferase PcnB, whose protein sequence is MFTRVANFCRRVLKRDEEAPEEVEAESPGQMTVIPRESHNISRKDISENALKVLYRLNKAGFEAYLVGGGVRDLLLGSKPKDFDITTNATPEQMRKLFRNCRLVGRRFRLAHVMFGPEVIEVATFRGHHHEESEEDRNSSQRGQNGMLLRDNIFGSIEDDAQRRDLTINSLYYSVADFTVRDYVGGLHDLHEGIIRMIGDPETRYREDPVRMLRVVRFAAKLQMRIAAETAEPIPRLATLLNDIPPARMFEESLKLLQAGYGYRTYQMMREYQLFQPLFPMLTRGFTAESDSLMERMVAQVLKNTDTRIQNDMRVNPAFLFAAMFWYPQLESAERIAQESGLTYYDAFALSMNETLDEACRALAIPKRITTLIRDIWQLQLRMSRRHGKRAWKLMEHPKFRAAYDLMALRADVENNPELQKLTHWWGEFQAAAPVQQKTMMTTLGDDPAPRRKPRRPRRRPTGPRTNSPQ, encoded by the coding sequence ATTTTTACCCGAGTCGCTAATTTTTGCCGGAGAGTCCTCAAGCGTGATGAGGAGGCGCCTGAAGAGGTGGAAGCTGAAAGTCCTGGTCAGATGACTGTCATTCCACGAGAAAGCCACAACATCTCACGCAAAGATATCAGCGAAAACGCCCTCAAAGTGCTCTATCGCCTGAACAAAGCCGGATTCGAAGCCTACCTGGTGGGCGGCGGCGTGCGCGATTTGCTGCTCGGCAGCAAGCCGAAAGACTTTGATATCACCACCAACGCCACGCCTGAACAGATGCGTAAGCTGTTCCGCAACTGCCGTTTGGTCGGTCGTCGTTTTCGTCTGGCGCATGTGATGTTCGGTCCGGAAGTGATCGAAGTCGCCACCTTCCGTGGCCATCATCATGAAGAGAGCGAAGAAGATCGCAACAGCTCGCAGCGCGGCCAAAACGGCATGCTGCTGCGTGACAACATTTTCGGCAGCATTGAAGACGATGCCCAGCGCCGCGATCTCACCATTAACAGCCTCTATTACAGCGTGGCCGATTTCACCGTACGTGATTACGTCGGTGGCTTGCACGATCTGCACGAAGGCATCATTCGCATGATTGGCGACCCGGAAACCCGCTATCGCGAAGATCCGGTGCGTATGCTGCGCGTGGTGCGCTTCGCCGCTAAGCTGCAGATGCGTATCGCGGCTGAAACTGCCGAGCCAATCCCGCGTCTGGCGACGCTGCTGAATGACATTCCGCCAGCGCGTATGTTTGAAGAGTCGCTCAAGCTGCTGCAGGCCGGTTACGGTTACCGCACCTATCAGATGATGCGCGAATATCAGCTGTTCCAGCCGCTGTTCCCTATGCTGACGCGCGGTTTCACCGCCGAAAGCGACAGCCTGATGGAACGTATGGTGGCGCAGGTACTGAAAAATACCGATACCCGCATTCAGAATGATATGCGCGTCAATCCGGCCTTCCTGTTTGCCGCGATGTTCTGGTATCCGCAGCTGGAATCCGCCGAACGCATTGCGCAGGAAAGCGGACTGACCTATTACGATGCTTTCGCCCTGTCGATGAACGAAACGCTGGACGAAGCCTGCCGCGCGCTGGCGATTCCAAAACGTATCACAACGCTGATTCGTGATATCTGGCAGCTGCAGCTGCGCATGTCGCGTCGTCACGGCAAGCGTGCGTGGAAGCTGATGGAGCATCCTAAGTTCCGTGCCGCTTACGATTTGATGGCGCTGCGTGCCGACGTGGAAAACAATCCTGAGCTGCAAAAGCTGACGCATTGGTGGGGCGAGTTCCAGGCGGCGGCACCGGTGCAGCAGAAAACCATGATGACCACGCTGGGCGACGATCCGGCACCGCGCCGCAAACCGCGCCGTCCGCGTCGCCGTCCAACCGGGCCGCGCACTAACAGCCCGCAATGA
- the panC gene encoding pantoate--beta-alanine ligase: protein MLIIETLPMLRREIRRWRQAGKRIALVPTMGNLHDGHLTLVDEARERADVVVVSIFVNPMQFDRPDDLARYPRTLQDDCEKLNRHSVDLVFAPAPADVYPKGLDSQTFVEVPGLSSLLEGASRPGHFRGVSTIVSKLFNLVQPDIACFGEKDFQQLAIIRKMVADMGFDIEIVGVPTVRAKDGLALSSRNGYLTADERNIAAGLSQVMNSMAERLSNGERHVEEIIEHAEVALREKGFRPDGLAICDAETLQALNVDSQRAVILMAAWLGNARLIDNQQVDLTE, encoded by the coding sequence GTGCTGATCATTGAAACACTGCCGATGCTGCGTCGTGAAATTCGTCGCTGGCGTCAGGCAGGCAAACGTATCGCGCTGGTGCCCACCATGGGCAACCTGCACGACGGTCATCTGACGTTGGTCGATGAAGCGCGCGAGCGCGCCGACGTTGTGGTGGTCTCGATTTTCGTTAACCCGATGCAGTTTGATCGTCCCGACGATCTGGCGCGCTATCCGCGCACGCTGCAGGACGATTGTGAGAAGCTGAATCGTCATAGCGTGGATCTGGTGTTCGCCCCCGCGCCCGCGGATGTCTATCCAAAAGGCCTTGATAGCCAAACCTTCGTGGAAGTGCCGGGTTTATCATCGCTGCTGGAAGGGGCCAGCCGTCCAGGACATTTCCGTGGCGTCTCTACCATCGTCAGCAAACTGTTTAATCTGGTGCAGCCTGACATCGCCTGCTTTGGCGAGAAGGATTTTCAGCAGCTGGCAATCATCCGCAAGATGGTGGCGGATATGGGCTTCGATATCGAGATTGTGGGCGTGCCAACGGTGCGCGCGAAAGATGGCCTGGCGCTGAGTTCGCGCAATGGCTATCTCACCGCCGACGAGCGTAACATCGCCGCCGGTCTCAGCCAGGTGATGAACAGCATGGCCGAACGTCTGAGCAACGGCGAGCGCCATGTCGAAGAGATTATCGAGCACGCGGAAGTGGCGTTGCGCGAGAAGGGTTTCCGTCCGGATGGACTGGCGATTTGCGATGCCGAAACCTTACAAGCGCTCAACGTGGACAGCCAGCGCGCGGTGATTCTGATGGCCGCATGGCTCGGCAATGCGCGTCTGATTGATAATCAGCAAGTGGATCTGACGGAGTAG
- a CDS encoding ABC transporter permease: protein MTHLYWVALKSIWSKEINRFARIWIQTLVPPVITMTLYFIIFGNLIGSRIGDMHGFSYMQFIVPGLIMMAVITNAYANVASSFFSAKFQRNIEELLVAPVPTHIIIAGYVGGGVARGVCVGILVTAISLFFVPFHVHSWSMVAVTLLLTAILFSLAGLLNAVFARTFDDISLIPTFVLTPLTYLGGVFYSLTLLPPFWQAVSKLNPVVYMISGFRYGFLGINDVPLVFTLSVLIAFIVVFYVLVYSLIQRGRGLRT, encoded by the coding sequence ATGACGCACTTGTATTGGGTGGCGCTCAAGAGCATCTGGAGCAAAGAAATTAACCGCTTCGCCCGCATCTGGATTCAGACGCTGGTGCCGCCGGTGATCACCATGACGCTCTACTTCATCATCTTCGGCAACCTGATTGGTTCACGCATCGGCGATATGCACGGTTTCAGCTACATGCAGTTTATCGTGCCGGGCCTGATCATGATGGCGGTGATCACCAACGCTTACGCCAACGTGGCGTCATCGTTCTTTAGCGCCAAGTTCCAGCGCAACATCGAAGAACTGCTGGTGGCGCCGGTACCAACCCACATCATCATCGCCGGTTATGTCGGCGGCGGCGTGGCGCGCGGCGTGTGCGTGGGGATTTTGGTGACCGCGATTTCGCTGTTCTTCGTGCCGTTCCACGTGCATTCGTGGTCGATGGTAGCGGTGACGCTGCTGCTGACGGCGATTCTGTTCTCGCTGGCGGGCCTGCTGAATGCGGTATTCGCGCGCACCTTTGACGATATCAGCCTGATTCCGACCTTCGTGCTGACGCCGTTAACCTATCTCGGCGGCGTGTTCTACTCGCTGACGTTGCTGCCACCGTTCTGGCAAGCGGTGTCGAAGCTGAATCCGGTGGTGTATATGATCAGCGGCTTCCGTTACGGTTTCCTCGGCATTAACGATGTGCCGTTGGTGTTTACCCTGTCGGTGCTGATCGCCTTTATCGTGGTGTTTTATGTGTTGGTGTATTCGTTGATTCAGCGTGGCAGAGGATTGCGGACGTAA
- a CDS encoding ABC transporter ATP-binding protein, with protein MTYALEISGLTKTYPGGVQALKGLDLNVEAGDFYALLGPNGAGKSTTIGIISSLVNKTGGSVRVFGYDLQKDVVNAKRQLGLVPQEFNFNPFETVMQIVVNQAGYYGVERAEANKRAEKYLNQLDLWGKRNERARMLSGGMKRRLMIARALMHEPKLLILDEPTAGVDIELRRSMWSFLKELNIKGTTIILTTHYLEEAEMLCRNIGIIQSGELVENTSMKGLLSKLQSETFILDLAPRSPLPQLEGFQYRLVDTSTLEVEVMREQGLNSVFSQLSAQGVQVLSMRNKANRLEELFVSLTQGKTGVKA; from the coding sequence ATGACATATGCACTGGAAATTTCCGGGCTGACCAAAACCTATCCCGGCGGCGTACAGGCGCTGAAAGGACTCGATCTCAACGTGGAAGCGGGCGATTTTTACGCTCTGCTGGGGCCAAACGGCGCCGGAAAATCCACCACCATCGGTATTATCAGCTCGTTAGTGAATAAAACCGGCGGTAGCGTGCGCGTGTTTGGCTATGACCTGCAAAAAGACGTGGTCAACGCCAAGCGTCAGCTTGGGCTGGTGCCGCAGGAGTTCAACTTCAACCCGTTTGAAACCGTGATGCAGATTGTGGTCAATCAGGCCGGTTACTACGGCGTTGAACGCGCCGAAGCCAATAAGCGCGCGGAAAAATACCTCAATCAGCTCGATCTGTGGGGCAAACGCAACGAACGTGCACGCATGCTTTCGGGCGGTATGAAGCGTCGTCTGATGATCGCGCGTGCGCTGATGCATGAGCCGAAGCTGCTGATCCTCGACGAACCGACCGCGGGCGTAGACATCGAACTGCGCCGTTCAATGTGGAGTTTCCTGAAAGAGCTGAATATCAAAGGCACCACCATCATCCTCACCACGCACTATCTGGAAGAGGCGGAAATGCTGTGCCGCAACATTGGCATTATTCAGAGCGGCGAGCTGGTGGAAAACACCTCTATGAAGGGATTGCTCTCTAAGCTGCAATCCGAAACCTTTATTCTCGATCTGGCACCGCGCAGCCCGCTGCCGCAGCTGGAGGGCTTCCAGTATCGTCTGGTCGATACCTCTACGCTGGAAGTGGAAGTGATGCGCGAGCAAGGTCTCAACAGCGTGTTCAGCCAGCTGAGCGCGCAGGGCGTGCAGGTGCTGAGCATGCGCAATAAAGCGAACCGCCTTGAGGAGCTGTTCGTCAGCCTGACACAGGGAAAAACAGGAGTGAAAGCATGA